From a region of the Roseivirga sp. 4D4 genome:
- a CDS encoding T9SS type A sorting domain-containing protein — MNWSKQLKKMISPIALAVLIFIGVDQSALAQDENIKESQSVSISSTEDGKVKLKVIIKKGNDETTFEKTYDSHEEMQNDPDLEKYGINIDSFGFGKGFGGQPKFFFHNGPGKSFWNHDDFDMDSLRSSIRGMMRGFGPGSFSFGFDDDAFDMDSLMQRFNFKNDNGRFFFNGEEMNDIDSLRDALRDKFGNMMFDFDFGDWDDDAFGSFSFGNDDDDVRVISRVKVFIRSARDEDKEAAGTDDMEGLELRDINFYPNPSDGRFDVELETGSDAAIQVSIIDPDGNEVYNRTGSPRDGRYDFRVDLSDQRKGIYIMKVVQNNKALTKRVIIE, encoded by the coding sequence ATGAATTGGTCAAAACAACTTAAAAAGATGATCTCCCCAATCGCACTGGCAGTGTTGATTTTTATTGGGGTAGATCAAAGCGCCTTGGCGCAAGATGAAAACATCAAAGAAAGTCAGTCAGTCTCTATTTCTAGTACGGAAGATGGCAAGGTAAAACTCAAAGTTATTATCAAGAAAGGTAATGACGAGACGACTTTCGAAAAGACATATGATTCACATGAGGAGATGCAAAACGATCCTGATTTAGAAAAATATGGAATCAATATTGACTCTTTTGGGTTTGGAAAAGGTTTTGGGGGTCAGCCTAAATTCTTCTTCCATAATGGCCCGGGCAAGAGTTTTTGGAACCATGATGACTTCGATATGGATTCTCTGAGAAGTAGCATTAGAGGTATGATGAGAGGCTTTGGGCCGGGTTCCTTCTCTTTTGGCTTTGACGATGATGCTTTTGATATGGATTCATTGATGCAACGTTTCAATTTCAAAAATGACAATGGCAGGTTCTTCTTCAATGGAGAAGAAATGAACGATATTGATTCGTTGAGAGATGCACTTAGAGATAAGTTTGGCAACATGATGTTTGACTTTGATTTTGGCGATTGGGATGATGATGCCTTCGGCTCATTTAGCTTTGGTAATGATGACGATGATGTACGTGTTATTTCCAGGGTAAAGGTTTTCATTCGGTCTGCCCGAGATGAGGATAAGGAGGCTGCAGGTACGGATGATATGGAGGGCTTGGAGTTGAGAGATATCAACTTCTACCCGAACCCAAGCGATGGCCGTTTTGATGTAGAGCTAGAAACTGGAAGCGATGCCGCCATTCAAGTGTCAATCATCGATCCTGATGGCAATGAGGTCTATAACAGAACGGGGTCCCCTAGAGATGGCAGATATGATTTTCGTGTAGACCTAAGCGATCAGCGTAAAGGGATTTATATTATGAAGGTGGTTCAAAACAACAAGGCCCTTACAAAAAGGGTGATTATAGAATAG
- a CDS encoding BamA/TamA family outer membrane protein, which translates to MNRYLLTFLILICIVGNSYAFQQDPVYSVFLVGDAGEPYENPVLTKLKDELAKIGDKGAVIYLGDNIYPKGLPPVGHPLRGEAEIAIDGQIEAVRDFKGRRVFIPGNHDWAQGRAYGLEWLNIQEEYVENALDSTDVWLPTGGCPGPFEVELTDKITLITMDTQWFLHKGKKPTEACGVNNLTDVAALFQDALLRNAHKKVIVASHHPMYTYGIHGGVFSAKDHIFPLTASKSIPKPISYIPLPIIGSIYPLYRKWFGNIQDTPHPQYKRFRDGMVQLMSQHPDIVHVAGHEHALEHIEKEGMHFVVSGAGAKNNARVKQKGDAQFASNTMGYARLDYFANGQTKLSFFTPDQGNVKELYTDVISQRPFAPAPEDLMARFSRISFAGQDTLFSASKKYIGRSKFHKSLLGENYRKEWATEMRFPIFDIATEKGGLRILKKGGGHQTTSLRLEAEDGKQYVLRSMDKNPALTLPPELRNTFIKSVVQDGISASHPYAPLVVPALADAAGIFHANPKIVFIPDDPRFGIYRRELANSLALFEERVNKKQVKEEMFGAGDDVISSPDLYIKLRKDNDNKVDEDFVVRNRLFDMWLGDWDRHDDQWRWIEYDKKDDKNIYQPVPRDRDQVFFAGEGAFKKLAASKWAQPAFKGFEENISYTPSYGFYRIRWFDRYFMTEPSLEDWLKQANELKAALTDEVIESAIKSWPKEIYDLRGEEIIRKLKNRRDRFPEWAADYYKFISKGVDVRGSDKREYFVVERVDDEHTKVTMYKISRKGKRDEVLYQRTFNSSVTDEIRLFGFGGEDEFEVKGNTNKGILVRIIAGEGDDIITDESTVNKGKKKTIVYDTQTGTQLTAGKETKDLRSDSDPAINRYNMEEFDFDVRMPLLSFNFNPDDGLFLGAGFMFRKDGFRKEPFASSQSFTANYALATSSYNLEYSGEFTDAIGKADFLLDASIKAPNFVNNFFGLGNESIYDDDIDLTFYRTRFTEFVVNPSININLGDKAHINLGARYQSIDIQRSPDRFINDFVNNGLNPNGLFDVKEYAGGSIGLHFDTKDNAIVPKRGITFNTEVTYNGGLNDNSNNSTQWNSDLTFRWALGAFSRTSIATRVNYQRSFGDFEFFQASRLDGFNTLRGFRRFRFAGESSFSHQLDLRVDLFEWNNYILPSKVGLILFNDLGRVWVDGEDSDTLHHGYGGGIYLTPFSTFAVNILFAKSEEAFLPLVKFGFYF; encoded by the coding sequence ATGAACCGATATCTCCTCACCTTCCTAATACTTATCTGCATAGTTGGTAATTCTTATGCCTTCCAGCAAGACCCTGTTTACTCTGTATTTCTAGTCGGTGATGCAGGAGAACCTTATGAGAATCCTGTACTCACAAAGTTGAAAGATGAGCTTGCTAAAATTGGAGATAAAGGCGCTGTTATCTATCTGGGAGATAACATTTACCCGAAAGGTTTGCCACCAGTTGGACATCCATTGAGAGGTGAGGCTGAAATTGCAATTGACGGACAAATAGAGGCTGTCAGAGATTTTAAAGGAAGAAGAGTATTCATCCCGGGAAATCATGACTGGGCACAAGGAAGGGCTTACGGTTTAGAATGGCTCAACATACAGGAAGAGTACGTTGAAAATGCACTTGACAGTACTGATGTTTGGCTACCGACTGGCGGATGCCCAGGTCCATTTGAGGTGGAGCTCACTGACAAAATCACACTTATCACAATGGACACTCAGTGGTTTCTGCACAAGGGTAAGAAACCCACCGAGGCGTGTGGAGTTAACAATCTCACAGATGTGGCAGCTCTATTTCAGGATGCCCTCTTGAGGAATGCGCACAAAAAAGTAATAGTAGCGTCTCATCATCCTATGTATACCTATGGCATTCACGGAGGAGTCTTTAGTGCCAAAGACCACATTTTCCCATTAACCGCCTCTAAAAGTATCCCAAAACCAATCTCATATATTCCGCTGCCCATTATTGGATCGATTTACCCCCTATACAGAAAGTGGTTTGGCAATATTCAAGATACTCCACACCCACAATACAAGCGATTTAGAGATGGCATGGTGCAATTAATGTCTCAGCATCCTGACATTGTACATGTGGCGGGACATGAGCATGCACTTGAACATATTGAAAAGGAAGGGATGCATTTTGTTGTAAGTGGTGCTGGTGCTAAGAACAATGCTCGCGTAAAGCAAAAAGGCGATGCACAGTTTGCCTCCAATACAATGGGTTATGCGCGTCTGGATTACTTTGCTAACGGTCAGACCAAACTGAGTTTCTTTACTCCAGATCAAGGCAATGTAAAAGAACTATACACAGATGTGATCTCTCAAAGACCCTTTGCTCCTGCTCCGGAAGACTTAATGGCAAGGTTTAGCCGAATATCTTTTGCAGGTCAGGATACGCTATTTTCGGCTAGCAAGAAGTATATAGGAAGATCGAAGTTTCACAAATCTCTGCTTGGGGAAAACTACCGAAAAGAATGGGCTACGGAAATGAGGTTCCCGATCTTTGATATTGCCACAGAAAAGGGAGGATTGCGTATTCTCAAAAAAGGTGGTGGTCACCAAACAACCTCTCTTAGGCTTGAAGCGGAAGATGGAAAGCAATATGTCTTGCGATCCATGGACAAAAACCCTGCTTTGACCTTACCTCCGGAACTGCGAAATACATTTATCAAAAGTGTAGTACAGGATGGTATTTCAGCATCTCACCCCTATGCCCCATTAGTCGTTCCTGCATTGGCAGATGCGGCTGGTATTTTCCATGCTAATCCTAAAATCGTTTTTATACCGGATGATCCACGTTTTGGGATATACCGCAGAGAATTAGCCAACTCACTGGCCCTTTTTGAAGAGCGAGTCAATAAGAAACAGGTCAAAGAAGAGATGTTCGGTGCAGGAGATGATGTTATTTCAAGCCCGGACCTGTACATCAAGCTAAGAAAAGATAATGACAACAAGGTGGACGAAGACTTTGTGGTTCGCAATCGACTATTCGATATGTGGCTTGGTGATTGGGATCGACATGACGATCAATGGCGATGGATTGAGTATGACAAGAAAGACGATAAAAACATCTATCAACCTGTTCCTCGTGACCGTGACCAGGTATTTTTTGCAGGAGAAGGTGCTTTTAAAAAGCTCGCAGCATCTAAATGGGCGCAACCTGCTTTCAAAGGTTTCGAAGAAAACATTAGCTATACACCATCCTACGGTTTTTACCGAATCCGTTGGTTCGATCGTTACTTCATGACCGAGCCCTCATTGGAAGATTGGCTAAAACAGGCCAATGAATTGAAAGCAGCGCTGACAGATGAGGTAATAGAATCGGCTATTAAGTCCTGGCCGAAAGAAATCTATGATCTGCGTGGGGAAGAAATCATTCGCAAGCTCAAAAACAGAAGGGATAGATTCCCGGAATGGGCAGCCGACTATTACAAGTTTATTTCCAAAGGTGTAGATGTCCGAGGCAGCGATAAACGAGAATACTTTGTTGTGGAGCGAGTTGACGATGAGCATACCAAAGTGACCATGTACAAAATCTCTAGAAAGGGGAAAAGAGATGAAGTGCTGTATCAAAGAACTTTCAATAGCTCAGTCACGGATGAAATAAGACTATTTGGTTTCGGTGGAGAAGACGAATTTGAGGTAAAAGGAAATACCAATAAGGGCATTTTAGTGCGAATAATTGCTGGAGAGGGTGATGATATCATCACTGATGAAAGCACCGTGAACAAGGGAAAAAAGAAGACGATAGTCTATGATACACAAACCGGCACTCAGCTTACAGCTGGCAAGGAGACCAAAGACTTAAGATCAGATTCAGACCCGGCCATCAACCGGTATAACATGGAAGAGTTTGACTTTGATGTACGGATGCCATTGCTATCCTTTAACTTCAACCCTGATGACGGCTTGTTTCTAGGAGCGGGGTTCATGTTCAGAAAAGATGGGTTTAGAAAAGAACCGTTTGCTTCCAGTCAAAGCTTCACAGCCAATTATGCTTTGGCCACTTCTTCATACAATCTTGAGTATAGCGGAGAATTTACCGATGCCATTGGCAAGGCAGACTTTCTGCTCGATGCAAGTATCAAAGCCCCGAATTTTGTAAACAACTTCTTTGGCTTAGGTAATGAATCGATCTATGACGATGACATTGACCTCACTTTCTATCGTACCCGATTCACAGAGTTTGTAGTTAACCCATCGATCAACATCAATTTGGGAGACAAGGCCCATATCAACCTAGGTGCCCGTTACCAAAGCATAGACATTCAGAGAAGCCCGGATCGTTTTATCAATGACTTTGTTAATAACGGTCTCAATCCAAATGGGCTATTTGATGTCAAAGAATATGCTGGGGGGAGTATTGGGCTTCACTTTGACACTAAGGACAATGCGATTGTCCCCAAAAGAGGTATTACCTTCAATACAGAAGTGACCTACAATGGGGGATTGAACGATAACTCGAATAATAGCACACAGTGGAACTCAGATTTGACTTTCCGCTGGGCACTGGGAGCTTTCAGCAGAACTTCAATCGCCACAAGAGTGAATTACCAACGAAGTTTTGGAGACTTCGAGTTTTTCCAAGCAAGTAGACTTGATGGCTTCAATACGCTAAGAGGTTTTAGAAGATTTCGTTTTGCCGGAGAGAGCAGTTTTTCACATCAACTGGATCTAAGAGTGGATCTGTTTGAATGGAATAACTACATATTACCTTCTAAAGTTGGTTTGATCCTTTTCAACGACTTAGGACGCGTATGGGTAGATGGTGAAGACTCTGATACCCTTCACCATGGTTATGGCGGGGGTATTTACCTAACGCCCTTCAGCACTTTTGCTGTGAACATATTATTCGCAAAGTCAGAAGAAGCCTTCTTGCCCTTAGTGAAGTTTGGATTCTATTTCTAG
- a CDS encoding LytR/AlgR family response regulator transcription factor — protein MEQPYSQSPRILIVEDEPFIAENLQEMLSIFGYDDTELANSANQAIKAIKSSRPDLVLLDVKIKGDQDGIELGSIIKEQYKVPFVYITSYSDKETINRAKHTQPLGFIVKPFTKDDVYAAIEVALFNKNRLAANGSADRLIAANPTTYSNDSIFVKKKSLLEKIKYENLHWIEADGNHITIHADDGRDYTIRKSLKEITDKLPKDRFLRVHKSFVVLVDAVTAIDTNFVYLGEKKIPIGRSYYNAFTATLNTISAS, from the coding sequence ATGGAACAACCATACAGCCAAAGTCCACGCATCTTGATCGTTGAAGATGAGCCATTTATTGCGGAAAACCTGCAAGAAATGTTGAGTATTTTCGGTTATGACGATACTGAATTAGCGAACTCAGCCAACCAAGCCATCAAGGCCATAAAGAGCTCCAGACCGGATTTAGTACTACTAGATGTAAAGATTAAAGGAGATCAAGACGGAATCGAGCTTGGATCCATTATAAAAGAACAATACAAAGTACCCTTTGTATACATCACTTCATATTCCGACAAGGAAACCATTAACAGAGCCAAGCATACGCAACCTCTTGGGTTCATTGTAAAGCCATTCACCAAAGACGATGTTTATGCAGCTATTGAAGTAGCGCTTTTCAATAAGAACAGATTAGCAGCCAATGGCAGTGCTGATCGATTGATAGCTGCGAACCCAACGACCTACAGCAATGATTCCATCTTTGTCAAGAAGAAGAGTCTACTGGAAAAAATTAAGTATGAAAACCTCCACTGGATTGAGGCCGATGGTAACCATATTACCATTCACGCTGATGATGGTAGAGACTATACAATCAGAAAGTCCTTAAAAGAAATCACCGACAAATTGCCGAAAGACAGGTTTTTGAGAGTACACAAGTCATTTGTGGTGTTAGTTGATGCTGTGACGGCCATTGATACCAACTTTGTGTACCTGGGTGAGAAAAAGATTCCTATTGGTAGGTCATATTACAATGCATTTACGGCTACGCTCAATACCATTAGCGCTAGCTAA
- the lysA gene encoding diaminopimelate decarboxylase — MLLENDRYKVQGVDLIDLANEYGTPLYVYDAEKIKHQFDRLNNAFSGVKLKVKYATKSLTNLSILKLLKSYGSELDCVSIQEVKLGLRAGFEPEQILYTPNCVSFEEIKEAVEIGVMINLDNISLLEQFGHEYHGSVPVCIRLNPHIMAGGNKKISTGHADSKFGISIYQMTHILRVVKTYNLNVVGLHMHTGSDILDSEVFLRAADILYDAAKNFENLQFIDFGSGFKVAYKEGDITTDIEDLGKKLSASFQDFCREYGRELEMWFEPGKFLVSESGMFLVKTNVVKTTPATVFAGVDSGMNHLIRPMMYDAYHEIVNLSNPTGTQRVYTIVGYICETDTFGLDRKLGEVKEGDILAFKNAGAYAFSMASNYNSRLRPAEVLIYEGKAHLIRKREVFEDLTRNLVEIDI; from the coding sequence ATGCTTTTAGAGAACGACAGATACAAGGTTCAGGGAGTCGATTTGATTGATTTAGCCAATGAATATGGTACTCCGCTTTATGTGTATGATGCTGAAAAAATCAAGCATCAGTTTGACCGACTTAACAATGCTTTTAGTGGTGTTAAACTCAAGGTCAAATACGCCACTAAATCACTGACTAATCTGTCTATTCTGAAGCTATTGAAAAGCTACGGCTCAGAATTAGACTGTGTTTCCATTCAAGAAGTGAAGTTAGGTTTAAGAGCCGGTTTTGAGCCTGAACAAATACTCTATACACCGAATTGTGTTTCATTTGAAGAAATCAAAGAGGCCGTTGAGATTGGTGTGATGATTAACCTGGACAACATCTCGCTTCTTGAGCAATTTGGTCACGAGTATCATGGTTCGGTACCGGTTTGCATTCGACTGAACCCGCATATCATGGCGGGTGGTAACAAGAAGATCTCTACGGGTCATGCAGATTCAAAATTTGGCATCTCCATTTACCAAATGACTCACATCTTGCGTGTGGTGAAAACCTACAACCTGAATGTAGTGGGACTCCATATGCATACGGGGTCTGATATTCTGGATTCAGAAGTATTTTTGAGAGCTGCGGATATCTTATACGATGCGGCTAAAAACTTCGAAAACCTTCAGTTTATAGACTTCGGAAGTGGTTTTAAGGTGGCCTATAAAGAAGGAGATATTACAACGGATATTGAAGATTTAGGCAAGAAGTTAAGTGCCTCCTTTCAAGACTTCTGCCGGGAGTATGGGAGAGAACTAGAAATGTGGTTTGAACCTGGAAAGTTCTTGGTAAGTGAGTCAGGAATGTTTCTAGTAAAAACGAATGTAGTCAAGACTACTCCAGCAACAGTATTTGCGGGAGTTGATTCAGGAATGAATCACCTGATCAGGCCCATGATGTACGATGCCTACCATGAGATCGTAAACCTATCTAATCCTACAGGCACCCAAAGGGTCTATACTATAGTCGGTTATATCTGCGAAACGGATACTTTCGGTTTGGATCGTAAACTTGGCGAGGTTAAGGAAGGTGATATCCTTGCTTTTAAAAATGCTGGCGCTTATGCCTTCAGTATGGCATCCAATTACAATTCTCGTTTGAGACCTGCGGAAGTGCTGATCTATGAAGGCAAGGCCCACCTCATTAGAAAGAGAGAGGTTTTCGAAGACCTTACAAGAAACTTGGTAGAGATTGATATTTAA
- a CDS encoding c-type cytochrome — protein MKKSVQIVILLGIMMASFSFKDQDAALKKSMEDGKGTYNAVCIACHMDSGQGIPNVFPPLAKSDYLMEDVDRAIESLIKGLSGEITVNEVKYNQVMPASGLNDKDIADVLNYVMNSWGNKAKSTLTAAKVAKVRASLK, from the coding sequence ATGAAAAAATCAGTTCAAATCGTTATTCTTCTAGGCATTATGATGGCTTCCTTCAGCTTCAAAGATCAGGATGCGGCCTTAAAAAAGAGCATGGAAGACGGGAAAGGTACCTATAATGCTGTATGTATTGCTTGTCATATGGATAGTGGTCAGGGTATTCCGAATGTGTTCCCTCCATTAGCCAAATCCGACTACCTGATGGAAGATGTCGATAGGGCCATTGAGAGTTTGATCAAGGGTTTGTCGGGTGAAATCACAGTTAACGAGGTAAAATACAATCAGGTAATGCCAGCAAGTGGATTAAACGACAAGGATATTGCTGACGTTCTAAACTATGTCATGAATTCTTGGGGTAACAAGGCCAAGTCTACGCTTACTGCGGCTAAAGTTGCTAAGGTGAGAGCCAGCTTGAAATAG
- a CDS encoding SdiA-regulated domain-containing protein codes for MKETLRIVFILFSLAIYSKSFAQADSVFAYDLMDPDEIYILPEYLEEVSALSFYEDNQLAMLNDEQGRMYVYDLESRKVVHRVRFHGDGDFEGIERVGDYIYAIKSNGKLYRFNVHMEGVVEEIKTPFDSGNNVEGLGHDPHTDHLLIALKEDGDIKGVDVKGKAIYSFHLPTESFQKTPRHVIQDKELKRVVGSKFKFKPSAVAVHPTTGEVYVLSFVQRSLLVFDAEGKPKHLTKLKGSLFPQPEGIAFMPNGDLFISNEVEGEGGTILKFVSN; via the coding sequence ATGAAAGAAACGTTAAGGATCGTCTTTATTTTATTCTCGTTAGCAATTTATTCCAAGTCTTTTGCACAGGCAGATAGTGTCTTTGCCTATGATTTGATGGACCCTGATGAAATATACATTCTTCCTGAGTATCTGGAGGAAGTTTCAGCATTGTCATTCTATGAAGATAATCAGCTGGCCATGCTTAATGATGAGCAAGGAAGAATGTACGTGTATGACCTTGAATCTAGAAAAGTGGTGCATAGGGTAAGGTTTCATGGGGATGGCGATTTCGAGGGCATCGAGCGTGTTGGCGATTATATATATGCAATAAAAAGTAATGGCAAACTCTACCGTTTCAACGTACACATGGAGGGCGTGGTGGAAGAAATAAAAACTCCATTTGACTCTGGGAATAATGTGGAAGGTTTGGGACATGATCCGCATACCGATCACCTGCTTATTGCCTTAAAGGAAGATGGGGATATAAAAGGTGTTGACGTCAAAGGAAAGGCGATTTATAGCTTCCATTTACCTACCGAAAGTTTTCAAAAAACTCCTCGCCATGTCATCCAAGACAAAGAGCTAAAACGAGTCGTAGGTAGTAAATTTAAGTTCAAACCTTCTGCAGTAGCTGTTCACCCCACAACTGGAGAAGTCTATGTGCTCTCTTTTGTCCAGCGATCGCTCTTGGTATTTGATGCTGAAGGAAAACCCAAGCACTTGACAAAATTGAAAGGCAGCCTATTTCCTCAACCTGAAGGCATTGCCTTCATGCCGAATGGCGACTTGTTTATTTCGAATGAGGTGGAAGGCGAGGGTGGCACCATTTTAAAATTCGTTAGTAATTAA
- a CDS encoding PAS domain S-box protein, giving the protein MENIFKDTLNDFADAKVRDMDLASVVSNLSESVWSINLTTEPYEIHYHNDPFDQFGANEGDQPPPKTIEDWQKLIHPEDRDRVLEEVVNALGTGSASYAYRIKRNGNGYKYFRDRVSVLFEEGKPIRLDGISIDIDSIRRSRMNLELSQQRLKSIVDALPDPVFISTKDEGKIIFANEILFSVYEMNPSDFLGKKAVQFYENFEGRKSYIKHLRKDGHVQNHELLLKNRKGESFWVSASTMPLDFQSQNCFITILQDVTVRKNLEREIKESNARYQLAVEGTNDVIWEYDFRSKHSYLSPQFWAGMELEPEDNPLTDELIGKYLYEEDRKGFLDTLSEAYANQEGDLTLEIRFVANEGRIIWVLFKARILYDKNGKPQRGVGSLSNITSLKEAQSQLKESEAKYKLISENSSDCICLQKISGEFVFVSPSSTEVLGYSPDELKDVNLSDFVHEDYQPLMRQKVVDVVKGIDKTGSIVYKAYSKGAKPEWLETIVGAIFDDETGRAIYIQTSTRNVTERIEAQTKLKESQERYKLITENSNDIVSLMDPTGKYLFLSPSIRDKMGYDPDEMLGRNTLEFIHPDDQGMVADVIGEVVKHKTKEDAVTFRLKHKSGNWRWIKATGGVILDDSGNVIYIRSNKTDITESKLTEDKLKQQEEQYKLVSENSGDVIALHDLYGQLTFVSPSCYRMLGLTIEETMAIKDFAGLVHPEEREKIRDAFIDTIKNTRKDTISSIRLKQANGEYLWVGVSLSAVLDENGRTKFVQTSTRDISEIMKVIEKERQLNKLKSSFISMASHEFRTPLTTIQSSNELISMYLDSTQEPVDTKLSKHVLRIRTELERLNSLLKDVFTLGRLDVGKARLNKDITSLTGIVKQVILENSVSYKDRKVVIHTEGAERQVKLDSQLISHVLSNLINNALKYSQGAEDPEVTIFYEADEIQLQVRDFGIGIPKKDQEGLFESFSRASNVGDIEGTGLGLVIVKQFVEMHGGTITYESKVNKGTTFTVVIPDLD; this is encoded by the coding sequence ATGGAAAACATTTTTAAAGATACTTTAAACGATTTTGCGGATGCGAAGGTAAGAGACATGGATTTAGCGTCCGTTGTTTCCAACCTGAGTGAATCGGTGTGGTCCATCAACTTGACGACTGAGCCTTATGAAATACACTATCACAATGATCCTTTCGATCAATTTGGAGCGAATGAGGGTGATCAGCCTCCCCCTAAAACTATTGAAGACTGGCAAAAATTAATACACCCTGAAGATCGTGATAGGGTGCTGGAGGAGGTAGTAAATGCCTTGGGAACCGGCTCTGCAAGCTATGCTTATAGGATCAAAAGAAACGGCAACGGCTACAAATATTTTAGAGACCGTGTAAGTGTACTTTTCGAAGAAGGTAAGCCGATACGACTTGATGGAATCAGCATAGATATCGATAGTATTAGAAGGTCTCGCATGAACCTTGAGCTCAGTCAGCAAAGGCTTAAGAGTATTGTTGATGCACTTCCTGATCCAGTCTTCATTTCGACTAAAGACGAAGGAAAAATCATTTTTGCCAATGAGATACTCTTCAGTGTATATGAAATGAACCCTTCAGATTTTCTGGGTAAAAAGGCAGTGCAGTTCTACGAGAATTTTGAAGGAAGAAAATCATACATAAAACACCTCAGAAAGGATGGTCATGTTCAAAACCATGAACTCCTGTTAAAGAATAGAAAAGGAGAGTCCTTTTGGGTAAGTGCTTCAACAATGCCTTTGGATTTTCAAAGCCAGAACTGTTTCATTACCATTCTTCAAGACGTGACGGTTCGTAAAAACCTGGAGAGGGAGATCAAGGAAAGCAATGCAAGGTATCAGCTGGCTGTAGAAGGTACCAATGATGTCATCTGGGAGTATGACTTTAGATCAAAGCATTCTTACCTGTCCCCACAGTTTTGGGCGGGCATGGAATTGGAGCCTGAAGACAATCCGTTAACAGATGAATTGATAGGTAAATATTTGTATGAAGAAGACAGAAAAGGATTTTTAGATACTCTTTCTGAAGCATATGCCAATCAAGAAGGAGATTTGACCCTGGAGATTCGTTTTGTTGCAAATGAGGGGCGTATCATTTGGGTGCTTTTTAAGGCTCGGATTCTTTATGATAAAAATGGCAAGCCTCAACGTGGGGTTGGCTCGCTATCTAATATAACCTCCTTAAAAGAGGCACAATCACAGCTTAAGGAAAGTGAGGCTAAATACAAGCTGATTTCCGAGAACTCAAGTGATTGTATCTGTCTTCAAAAAATCAGCGGGGAATTCGTCTTTGTCAGTCCTTCTTCGACAGAAGTATTAGGCTACTCACCTGATGAACTTAAGGATGTAAATCTTTCCGATTTCGTTCATGAAGACTATCAACCATTAATGAGACAAAAAGTGGTTGATGTAGTCAAGGGGATAGATAAAACAGGCTCAATTGTTTACAAAGCCTATAGCAAAGGAGCCAAACCAGAGTGGCTGGAAACTATAGTAGGTGCCATTTTTGATGACGAAACCGGGCGCGCTATTTACATACAGACTTCTACAAGGAATGTAACAGAACGGATCGAGGCTCAAACCAAGCTTAAGGAAAGTCAAGAGCGCTACAAACTCATCACTGAGAATTCTAACGATATTGTTTCCTTGATGGATCCGACAGGTAAATACCTTTTCTTGTCACCATCTATAAGGGATAAAATGGGCTATGACCCTGATGAAATGCTGGGTAGAAATACTCTGGAATTTATTCATCCAGATGATCAGGGTATGGTGGCCGATGTTATTGGAGAGGTCGTTAAGCACAAAACGAAAGAAGATGCTGTCACCTTTAGGTTGAAGCACAAATCAGGCAACTGGAGATGGATAAAGGCCACAGGAGGTGTCATCTTAGACGATAGCGGCAATGTGATCTATATCCGATCTAACAAAACAGATATTACGGAGAGCAAGCTGACGGAAGATAAGCTTAAACAGCAGGAAGAGCAGTACAAATTGGTTTCGGAGAACTCAGGAGACGTTATCGCACTACACGACCTATACGGACAGCTGACCTTTGTATCGCCATCCTGCTACCGAATGCTAGGCTTGACGATCGAAGAAACGATGGCCATCAAGGACTTTGCCGGGCTTGTTCATCCTGAGGAAAGGGAGAAAATCCGAGATGCCTTCATCGATACTATCAAAAATACGAGGAAAGACACCATATCTTCGATTAGATTGAAACAGGCCAATGGCGAGTATTTGTGGGTTGGTGTGTCGCTTTCGGCCGTGCTTGATGAAAATGGGCGAACGAAGTTTGTTCAGACCTCAACGAGGGATATTTCGGAGATCATGAAGGTGATCGAAAAGGAGCGCCAGTTGAATAAACTGAAATCAAGCTTTATCTCAATGGCCTCCCATGAGTTTAGGACACCCCTTACGACTATCCAATCCAGTAACGAGTTGATCAGTATGTATCTGGATAGTACACAAGAACCCGTTGATACCAAGCTTTCTAAACATGTATTGAGGATTCGAACAGAGCTCGAACGCCTGAACTCTCTCTTGAAAGACGTATTTACGCTCGGTAGACTCGATGTCGGTAAGGCCAGATTGAATAAGGACATCACTTCGCTTACGGGCATTGTGAAACAGGTGATTTTAGAAAATTCGGTGTCTTATAAGGATAGGAAAGTCGTCATTCATACCGAGGGAGCGGAGCGGCAGGTAAAACTGGACAGTCAGCTGATCAGTCACGTGCTCTCCAATTTGATTAATAATGCCCTTAAGTATTCTCAGGGCGCAGAAGACCCTGAAGTGACAATATTCTATGAGGCTGATGAGATTCAATTGCAAGTGAGAGACTTCGGAATAGGTATTCCCAAAAAGGATCAAGAAGGGCTCTTTGAATCATTCTCACGTGCCTCAAATGTCGGAGACATTGAGGGTACCGGTCTTGGGCTTGTAATCGTCAAACAATTCGTGGAGATGCATGGTGGTACAATCACCTATGAATCAAAAGTCAATAAAGGCACAACCTTCACCGTTGTTATTCCTGATTTAGACTAG